One region of Emys orbicularis isolate rEmyOrb1 chromosome 6, rEmyOrb1.hap1, whole genome shotgun sequence genomic DNA includes:
- the MSMP gene encoding prostate-associated microseminoprotein yields MARKLQKVARVWGRICLLVSFLLQLQGSQAKCYFQAQAPCHYEGKQFTLGESWLSTTCLLCTCLHPVGVGCCEITQHPIDFPDWCMAHYDSQTCQISVVQKANPSLPCVNSMEREWGSASTPEPMINKVLETRLSR; encoded by the exons ATGGCCAGGAAGCTGCAGAAGGTTGCCCGTGTCTGGGGCAGGATCTGCCTGCTGGTCTCtttcctcctccagctccagggaTCCCAGGCGAAATGTTATTTCCAGGCGCAAG CTCCCTGTCACTACGAGGGGAAGCAGTTCACCCTGGGGGAGTCCTGGCTCAGCACCACCTGCCTGCTCTGCACCTGTCTCCACCCCGTCGGCGTGGGCTGCTGCGAGAT CACCCAGCACCCCATCGATTTTCCAGACTGGTGCATGGCCCACTACGACTCGCAGACCTGCCAGATTTCGGTGGTGCAGAAAGCCAACCCCAGCCTGCCTTGTGTGAACAGCATGGAGCGCGAGTGGGGCTCGGCCAGCACCCCGGAGCCAATGATCAACAAGGTGCTAGAGACACGGCTGAGCAGGTAG